The following proteins are encoded in a genomic region of Ammospiza caudacuta isolate bAmmCau1 chromosome 3, bAmmCau1.pri, whole genome shotgun sequence:
- the LOC131556276 gene encoding opsin-5-like, which translates to MENLQPPPQGTMEEQYISKLHPVVDYGAGVFLLIIAILTILGNSAVLATAVRRSSLLKPPELLTVNLAVADIGMALSMYPLAIASAWSHAWLGGDTSCVYYALMGFLFGVCSMMTLCAMAVIRFLVTNSSKSSSNKITKSTVCILIAFIWLYSLLWAILPLVGWGYYGPEPFGISCTIAWSKFHNSNGFSFILSMFLLCTVLPALTIVACYLGIAWKVHKAYQEIQNIDRIPNAAKLEKKLTLMAVLISVGFLSSWTPYAATSFWSIFNSSDSLQPVVALLPCLFAKSSTAYNPFIYYVFSKTFRCEVRKLQCCCAWRVPYFSSDNSMENAVSTMWSGRDNVRLSAAPRAQNPAAAAP; encoded by the exons ATGGAAAACCTTCAGCCACCTCCCCAAGGGACCATGGAGGAGCAGTACATTTCCAAACTCCACCCAGTAGTGGATTATGGAGCTGGGGTCTTTCTTCTCATCATAG CCATCCTGACAATCCTTGGGAATTCAGCCGTCCTTGCCACGGCTGTGAGACGCTCGTCGCTGCTGAAGCCACCGGAGCTGCTCACAGTGAACCTGGCGGTAGCAGACATTGGCATGGCCCTCAGCATGTACCCCCTGGCCATTGCCTCTGCCTGGAGCCACGCCTGGCTGGGTGGAGACACCTCCTGTGTCTACTATGCCCTGATGGGTTTCCTCTTCGGGGTCTGCAGCATGATGACCTTGTGTGCCATGGCCGTGATTCGATTCCTCGTCACCAACTCATCCAAATCCAGCA GTAACAAAATCACCAAGAGCACTGTCTGCATCCTGATTGCTTTTATCTGGCTCTACTCCTTGCTCTGGGCCATCCTGCCCTTGGTGGGCTGGGGCTACTACGGCCCTGAGCCCTTTGGCATCTCCTGTACCATAGCCTGGAGCAAATTCCACAACTCCAATGGTTTCTCCTTCATCCTGAGCATGTTCCTCCTGTGCACGGTGCTGCCTGCGCTGACCATCGTGGCCTGTTATTTGGGGATTGCCTGGAAGGTTCATAAGGCATACCAAGAGATCCAGAATATTGACAGGATCCCAAATGCAGCCAAACTGGAGAAGAAGCTGACCCTG ATGGCCGTGCTCATCTCCGTGGGATTCCTGAGCTCCTGGACTCCCTATGCAGCCACCAGCTTCTGGTCCATCTTTAACTCCAGTGACTCCCTGCAGCCCGTGGTGgcgctgctgccctgcctgttTGCCAAGTCCTCCACGGCCTACAACCCCTTCATCTACTACGTCTTCAGCAAGACCTTCCGCTGCGAGGTGAggaagctgcagtgctgctgtgcctggagggTTCCCTACTTCAGCTCTGACAATTCCATGGAGAATGCCGTGTCCACCATGTGGAGCGGGAGGGACAACGTCCGTCTGTCTGCGGCACCGAGGGCGCAGAACCCggcggctgcagctccctga